Genomic window (Spirosoma sp. KCTC 42546):
ACCATACGTTGTCTCTTATAAAACCTACGGCTATTCTGGTCAATACAGGCCGGGGGCGTTTGGTTGATACGGTTGCCGTGCTTGATGCGCTGGATGCCGGGCAACTAGGTGGTTATGCTGCTGACGTGTATGAGAAGGAGCGACTCTATTTTCACTACGATTTTTCGGACAGACCGATCGCTGATGACGTACTGAACCGACTACGCAAACATCCTAAGGTCTTGTTGACTGCTCATCAGGGCTTTTTAACCGAAGATGCTCAGCGACAAATTGCCCGGAGCTTACTGAACCAGTTCAGCTTCTACGAAAACCAGCAGATGTCGCTGGTTACGAAAGCGTCCATGTGTTAATCATCCCTATGGTGTACTCCTATGCTTCGTACGTTAGTTGCTATGTTGCTGATGGCCCACGGCCTTCTTCATGTCCTGGGATTCCTGAAACAGTGGCAGTTAGCCACCGTAAGCCAGCTTAGTGGTAAATCATGGATACATGTATCCGACGAAACGTCTAAACTGTTGGGACTCCTATGGCTTCTTGTCTGTTTGGGTTTTTTGCTGGCCATGGTGACTTGTCTGCTCCAACGTGACTGGTGGTTGCTTGTTGCAGGAGTTAGTGTCGTACTCTCGCAGGTACTCATTATCATTTACTGGCCGGATGCACACGCTGGTACACTGGTAAATGTGGGTATCGCTCTGGTACTGGTATTAGCTTATTCGCACGATCGTTTTGAGATGCAGGCCGACCGGGAAGTTCGTCAATTGCTTAGACAGCCTGCTGATGATCAGCGTGTGGTTACACCGAAAATGCTCAACGGCTTGCCCACTCCTGTGCAACAATGGTTACAGGCAAGCGGAATAGTTGGGAAAGAGCGCGTCCATACCGTGCGGCTGCGGCAGACTGGTCTGATGCGTACGAGTCCAGAAGGCCGATGGATGCCAACAAAAGCAGTGCAGTATTTTGGTGTCGATAAGCCGGGGTTTGTTTGGGAGGCTGACGTACGCATGCTACCGTTTTTGCCCTTATCGGGTCGGGATAAATACGCCGATGGGAAGGGAAATATGCTGATTAAGGCGCTGTCATTAGTGCCTGTGGTCAATGCGTCGGATGCGAAAACCGATCAGGGAACCTTACTACGATATCTGGGCGAAATGTGCTGGTTTCCTTCGGCAGCGCTTAGTCCATTCATACAGTGGCGGGCTATAGATGCAACACATGCCCAGGCAACAATGAGCTATAAGGGCGTATCGGCTACCGCCGTGTTTGCTTTTGATGAACAGCATCGACTTACCAGCGTATCGGCCAATCGGTACATGGGCGGTGGTAAAGATGGGAAATTAGAAAAATGGTATATCCCCGTTCGTGACTGGAAAGAAATGGATGGCGTGGTTATTCCTGTAAAAGGTGATGTTATCTGGCGGCTACCCACTGGGGATTTTGACTATTACCAATGGGAGATTACGGATATCGACTACAATTACCCCGTATTGTATTAACCTGAATATTGGCTAGTGTAGGAGCCAGAAAGCAATCCTACGTTCGTGAATCAAGTTTATTTTTAACCAAATCAGTACTATGAAAAACGCACAAAAATGGGTTCTATTGGTGGCTATCGCGCTGCTGCCATCCTGGCTTTTGGGCCAATCGCCCAATTACAAACAGCCAATGAGCATCAACGCCCAGGGGCAGATTAAAGACAGTAAAGGCACATCAATTGGACTGGTAAGCAAAGACAAGATTATTAAGGATGCCAATGGGCAGAAAATAGCCTTTGTGGATGGGCAAGGCGATTTAGTCGATGCGAAAACGGGTAAAAAAATGGGCCGAATCGGGAAGGACGGGAAAACTTACTATGATATCAATGGGGAGCTTGTATTCACGGTCAAGGACAACGCCGACGAAACCTGCGACATTGTTGATGCAAAAGGTAAGAAAATCGGAAACGTCCACGATAGCTATAAATCCCTTGCGTGTGCCCTCCATTGCTTTCAAAATCAACATACCCATATGAGTCGTAAATAAAGACCAGGTGGTTTTGTGCCAGGAACCACTTAACAAATAAAGCCGCCTGATGAGTTAATATCACAGGCGGCTTTACTGTTGCAGATTGTGGCTTTAGCGCGTGTGCTAATCTATACACGGGCTAAAGCCACATCTACGAACAACAGCTAAGCGCTAGGCGCGCATAATGAGCACAGGTAGGCTGGCATGATTCAGAACGTCTTCCGCCACACTGCCCGACAGGAGGTGCTGTAAGCCTTTGTGGCCGTGTGTGAACAGAACAATCAGGTCTGCTTTTGTTTCCTCAGCATACTGAATAATACCATCGGGTACATTGTGGGCGTGGCGGGTCACAAACTCAAATTCGGTGATTCCCTTGGTTGAGGCAAACTCATTTACCCAATCACGTACACCATCTGGGTCTCGGTTATCGGTTGGGGTAATGATGTAGAGAAATTGATGTAAACCCTGTTCGCCCATCTGAAATGGGTAAAGGTGTTTAGATTTCAAGCGGTCGTCTACATCGACTGCACAAACGATGTTTTCGGGTTGGAAATGAGTAATGGGATGTTTGATAACCAGTACCGGGCAATGGGCATACCGAACAACGGCTTCTGCATTCGAGCCAATCAATAACTCTTCCAGGCCAGATGCGCCCTTCGAGGCCATCACGATCAGATCGGCCGGTTGGTCGGTGATGGCACCTACCAGTCCCTGCCCATTGGTAAGTAAGGTTGGGGTGATTGTAACGCCAGCATAGGCTGGGTTATTGGCCAATGCCTGCAAGCTTTGGTAGGCATCCTGCTCAATTTTTTCGTAAGCAGCCAAGGTACTTTCTGTGACAATAGGTAGTGCTTCTGCGTACGTAGGCGTAAGCATCATCATCGGGTAGGTTACCGAGTGCAGTAAACTAACTTCGGACCCGTAGGTTCGGGCCAGGCTAACAGCTACCGATAAGGCTGAGTCGGTGAGAGGACTAAGGTCGGTAGGAACAAGGATGGTTTTCATACGTAGGATTTGTTTGGATGACCAGGCAA
Coding sequences:
- a CDS encoding DUF6544 family protein; translated protein: MLRTLVAMLLMAHGLLHVLGFLKQWQLATVSQLSGKSWIHVSDETSKLLGLLWLLVCLGFLLAMVTCLLQRDWWLLVAGVSVVLSQVLIIIYWPDAHAGTLVNVGIALVLVLAYSHDRFEMQADREVRQLLRQPADDQRVVTPKMLNGLPTPVQQWLQASGIVGKERVHTVRLRQTGLMRTSPEGRWMPTKAVQYFGVDKPGFVWEADVRMLPFLPLSGRDKYADGKGNMLIKALSLVPVVNASDAKTDQGTLLRYLGEMCWFPSAALSPFIQWRAIDATHAQATMSYKGVSATAVFAFDEQHRLTSVSANRYMGGGKDGKLEKWYIPVRDWKEMDGVVIPVKGDVIWRLPTGDFDYYQWEITDIDYNYPVLY
- a CDS encoding 5-fold beta-flower protein, encoding MKNAQKWVLLVAIALLPSWLLGQSPNYKQPMSINAQGQIKDSKGTSIGLVSKDKIIKDANGQKIAFVDGQGDLVDAKTGKKMGRIGKDGKTYYDINGELVFTVKDNADETCDIVDAKGKKIGNVHDSYKSLACALHCFQNQHTHMSRK
- a CDS encoding universal stress protein; translation: MKTILVPTDLSPLTDSALSVAVSLARTYGSEVSLLHSVTYPMMMLTPTYAEALPIVTESTLAAYEKIEQDAYQSLQALANNPAYAGVTITPTLLTNGQGLVGAITDQPADLIVMASKGASGLEELLIGSNAEAVVRYAHCPVLVIKHPITHFQPENIVCAVDVDDRLKSKHLYPFQMGEQGLHQFLYIITPTDNRDPDGVRDWVNEFASTKGITEFEFVTRHAHNVPDGIIQYAEETKADLIVLFTHGHKGLQHLLSGSVAEDVLNHASLPVLIMRA